Proteins from a single region of Anastrepha ludens isolate Willacy chromosome 5, idAnaLude1.1, whole genome shotgun sequence:
- the LOC128863194 gene encoding trypsin-1, giving the protein MKSFVFYTASLVCCLALGVQAAYFYERPDGPEFLEEDMGRRGRCAGQCFCGTPNVNRIVGGTQVRHNKYPWTAQLLRGRWHARLFCGGSLINDRYVLTAAHCVQNNRNGITVRLLQLDRSSSDPGITRKVIQTIVHPQYDQTKIINDIALLKLDSPIQFTSNIRPVCLPNLNHNFNNKDAVVAGWGLIKEGGVTSNYLQETTVPIISNQQCRQTRYKNKITDVMLCAGLVQTGGKDACQGDSGGPLIVNEGRFKLAGVVSFGFGCAQANAPGVYTRVSKFVDWIQTNTRDGCYCSS; this is encoded by the exons ATGAAATCCTTTGTGTTTTACACTGCCAGTTTAGTGTGCTGCTTGGCACTTGGCGTGCAGGCAGCCTACTTCTATGAACGTCCCGATGGACCAGAGTTTCTTGAGGAAGATATGGGGCGGCGTGGCCGCTGTGCGGGACAGTGTT TCTGTGGGACACCGAATGTAAATCGTATCGTTGGTGGCACACAGGTGCGTCATAATAAGTATCCGTGGACGGCGCAATTGCTTCGAGGGCGTTGGCATGCGCGCCTTTTCTGTGGCGGTTCACTGATTAATGATCGTTATGTGCTGACGGCGGCGCATTGTGTACAAAACAATCGCAATGGGATAACCGTACGATTGTTGCAATTGGATAGATCGTCGAGCGATCCTGGCATAACTAGAAAG GTCATACAAACTATTGTGCATCCGCAATATGACcaaaccaaaattataaatgatATTGCGCTGCTGAAGTTAGACTCACCAATTCAGTTTACCAGCAATATACGTCCAGTTTGTTTGCCTAATCTCAATCATAATTTCAACAATAAAGAT GCCGTTGTCGCCGGCTGGGGTCTGATTAAGGAAGGTGGTGTCACCTCCAATTATTTGCAAGAGACTACTGTACCTATCATCTCCAATCAGCAGTGTCGTCAAACGcgctacaagaacaaaattacCGATGTCATGCTATGCGCTGGTCTTGTGCAGACTGGTGGAAAAGATGCCTGCCAAGGAGATAGTGGCGGACCGCTGATTGTGAATGAGGGCAGATTTAAGTTGGCAG GTGTGGTCTCATTTGGTTTCGGTTGTGCTCAAGCGAATGCGCCTGGAGTTTACACGCGTGTCAGTAAATTCGTCGACTGGATTCAAACAAATACGCGTGATGGTTGCTATTGTAGTAGTTGA